The following coding sequences are from one Xiphias gladius isolate SHS-SW01 ecotype Sanya breed wild chromosome 14, ASM1685928v1, whole genome shotgun sequence window:
- the selenop2 gene encoding selenoprotein Pb: MCSLSLLWLYVALPGVLWASHTTLMVEGDNDASKICKPAPHWDIKGQTPMQELLGNVVVVALLKASWQFCLTQAYNIGGLRDKLSRSNLTEVSFMIVNEREARSRAMYWELKRRAPSGVPVYQQAPFQNDVWEALDGDKDDFLVYDRCGLLTFHIVLPYSFLHYPYVEAAIRATYHKNICNCSANSTFSSGTKSSMKNETAPLNSNKTTTLPTIQLDADDPEEGDRAPGIHQHTPDHHRHHHQHSYHHASQQTQSHHVQDTGQNETQNLHPLNHHHYQPHPQHHH, encoded by the exons ATGTGTTCGCTCTCTTTGCTATGGCTGTACGTGGCCCTGCCAGGTGTGCTGTGGGCCTCACATACCACTCTGATGGTGGAAGGGGACAATGACGCCTCTAAGATCTGCAAACCCGCCCCTCACTGGGACATTAAGGGACAGACTCCCATGCAAGAGCTGCTGGGAAACGTGGTAGTGGTGGCGCTACTGAAGGCCAGCTGGCAGTTCTGTCTCACTCAGGCCTACAA TATTGGAGGCCTGCGTGACAAGCTGAGCCGCAGCAACCTGACAGAGGTGTCCTTCATGATAGTGAACGAGCGAGAGGCTCGCTCCAGGGCCATGTATTGGGAGCTGAAGAGAAGAGCGCCCTCTGGTGTTCCTGTATACCAGCAGGCACCCTTTCAAAATGATGTGTGGGAGGCTCTAGATGGTGACAAAGATGACTTCCTGGTCTATGATAG gTGTGGTCTCCTCACCTTCCACATAGTGCTACCTTACAGTTTCCTGCATTACCCCTATGTAGAGGCTGCAATCAGAGCCACTTAtcacaaaaatatctgcaaTTGCTCT GCTAATTCTACTTTCTCAAGTGGCACAAAAAGCAGCATGAAGAATGAGACAGCACCCctgaacagcaacaaaacaactacattacccacaattcAGTTGGACGCTGATGATccagaggagggagacagagcaCCTGGAATACATCAACACACCCCtgatcatcatcgtcatcaccATCAGCACAGTTACCATCATGCCAGTCAGCAGACTCAGTCCCACCATGTACAGGATACAGGCCAGAATGAAACTCAGAATCTTCATCCTCTCAATCATCATCACTACCAGCCCCATCCTCAGCATCATCACTAG